From Candoia aspera isolate rCanAsp1 chromosome 4, rCanAsp1.hap2, whole genome shotgun sequence, a single genomic window includes:
- the LOC134497028 gene encoding vomeronasal type-2 receptor 26-like, whose translation MPLAKCPVTGPLPILHKYYQPGDFIIASITSQVYLFSSPITFQKQPSDETSDDLLMFTQNYQHILALAFAVKEINENTQLLPNVTLGFRILNSYFLASLTYLASMELLSTQDKFIPNYKCDIQNNIVGVIGGPTSEVCLHTTNILSTYKIPQERPRSICNDNCHSGSSRAKIEGKPYCCYKCLPCPEGRITNHKEMDDCLPCPEGKYPNNNHDLCLPKHIVFLSYEDPLGTSLATMAIVLACIATVVLGIFIKYQDTPIVKANNRNITYLLLISLVLSFLGSLLFIGQPEKVTCLFRQPAFGIVFSVAISCVLAKTIIVILAFMASVPGSRMRRWLGKGLDNYIVVSCSLIQVTLCTVWLVTSPPYPDADMNLVADEIILGCNEGSTLMFYCVLLYLLFLALVGFIVAFQARHLPDSFNETKFISFSLLCFCSVWLSFFPTYLSTKGKYMVAVEIFSILSSSAGLLGCIFFPKCFVILLRPDLNSKKQLLKGKKEEI comes from the exons ATGCCTCTGGCTAAGTGTCCTGTTACTGGACCCCTGCCTATTCTCCACAAGTATTACCAGCCTGGCGATTTCATCATTGCTAGCATTACATCTCAAGTCTACCTTTTTTCAAGTCCAATAACTTTTCAGAAGCAGCCTTCGGATGAAACGTCTGATGACCTTTT GATGTTCACTCAGAATTACCAGCACATCCTGGCCTTGGCATTTGCTGTGAAGGAAATCAATGAGAATACCCAACTCTTACCCAATGTCACTTTGGGCTTCCGTATCTTAAACAGCTATTTTTTGGCAAGTTTGACGTATCTTGCCTCAATGGAACTTTTATCCACGCAGGATAAATTCATCCCTAACTACAAATGCGACATTCAGAATAATATTGTGGGAGTCATTGGGGGACCTACTTCTGAAGTCTGTCTCCATACGACAAACATCTTGAGCacctacaagattccacag GAAAGGCCTCGTTCTATCTGTAATGACAATTGTCATTCAGGTTCAAGTAGGGCCAAAATAGAAGGAAAGCCATATTGCTGCTACAAATGCCTTCCATGTCCAGAAGGGAGGATTACAAATCATAAAG aaatGGATGATTGTTTGCCATGCCCAGAGGGAAAGTATCCAAACAACAACCATGACTTGTGCCTTCCAAAACATATAGTTTTCCTGTCTTATGAAGACCCCTTAGGGACCAGTTTGGCCACCATGGCAATTGTCCTTGCTTGCATTGCCACTGTGGTGCTTGGGATCTTTATCAAATACCAGGACACCCCCATCGTCAAGGCTAACAACCGGAACATCACCTACCTTCTCCTCATCTCCCTTGTGCTTTCATTCCTTGGCAGTTTATTATTCATTGGACAACCAGAAAAGGTGACCTGCCTTTTCCGACAACCTGCTTTTGGGATCGTCTTCTCGGTGGCCATTTCTTGTgtattggccaaaaccatcattgtGATTTTAGCTTTCATGGCTTCAGTGCCAGGGTCCAGGATGAGGAGATGGCTGGGAAAAGGATTAGATAATTACATTGTTGTTTCCTGCTCCCTCATTCAAGTCACTCTTTGCACTGTATGGCTTGTAACTTCACCCCCATACCCAGATGCTGATATGAACTTAGTGGCAGATGAAATCATCCTGGGATGCAACGAAGGCTCCACTCTCATGTTTTACTGTGTCTTGCTCTACCTGCTTTTCCTTGCCCTTGTTGGCTTCATTGTGGCTTTCCAAGCCCGGCATTTACCGGACAGTTTTAATGAGACCAAGTTTATCTCCTTCAGTCTCTTGTGTTTTTGCAGTGTCTGGCTGTCCTTTTTTCCCACatatctgagcaccaaggggaaatacatggtggctgtggagatcttttcCATACTATCTTCCAGTGCAGGCTTATTGGGCTGCATCTTTTTTCCCAAATGCTTTGTTATTCTACTGAGGCCTGACCTGAACAGTAAGAAGCAGTTACTAAAaggcaagaaagaagaaatataa
- the LOC134497029 gene encoding vomeronasal type-2 receptor 26-like codes for MIAPGVVPCGPSKIPQAKCPVPAALPILHKYYQPGDFIIASITSQIYVFSSRVTFQEQPSDETSDDLLMFTQNYQHILALAFAVKEINENTQLLPNVTLGFHILNSYFLAGWTYLASLELLSTQDKFIPNYKCDIHNHNVGVIGGPTSKVCLHMTNILSTYKIPQKRPRSLCNDNCHSGSSRAKIEGKPFCCYECLPCPEGKITSQKDMDDCFPCPEEQYPNNNHDLCLPKHIVFLSYEDPLGTSLATTAIVFACIATVVLGIFIKYQDTPIVKANNRNITYLLLISLVLSFLGSLLFIGQPEKVTCLFRQPAFGIVFSVAISCVLAKTIIVILAFMASLPGSKMRKWLGKRLDNYIVVSCSFVQVILCTMWLVTSPPYPDADMNLVADEIILGCNEGSTLMFYCVLLYLLFLALVGFIVAFQARHLPDSFNETKFIFFSLLCFCSVWLSFFPTYLSTKGKYMVAVEIFSILSSSAGLLGCIFFPKCFVILLRPDLNSKKQLLKGKKEEI; via the exons ATGATAGCCCCAGGAGTGGTGCCTTGTGGCCCAAGTAAGATTCCTCAGGCTAAGTGTCCTGTTCCTGCAGCTCTGCCTATTCTCCACAAGTATTACCAGCCTGGCGATTTCATCATTGCTAGCATTACATCTCAAATCTATGTTTTCTCAAGTCGAGTCACTTTTCAGGAGCAGCCTTCGGATGAAACTTCTGATGACCTTTT GATGTTCACTCAGAATTACCAGCACATCCTGGCCTTGGCATTTGCTGTGAAGGAAATCAATGAGAATACCCAACTCTTACCCAATGTCACTTTGGGCTTCCATATCTTAAACAGCTATTTTTTGGCAGGATGGACCTATCTTGCCTCCCTGGAACTTCTATCCACCCAGGACAAATTCATCCCTAACTACAAATGTGACATTCACAACCACAATGTGGGAGTCATTGGGGGACCTACGTCTAAAGTCTGTCTCCACATGACAAATATCTTGAGCacctacaagattccacag AAAAGACCCCGTTCCCTCTGTAATGACAATTGCCATTCTGGTTCGAGTAGGGCCAAAATAGAAGgaaagccattttgctgctatgagtgccttccatgtccagaagggaagattaCAAGTCAGAAAG ACATGGATGATTGTTTCCCATGCCCAGAAGAACAGTATCCAAACAACAACCATGACTTGTGCCTTCCAAAACATATAGTTTTCCTGTCTTATGAAGACCCCTTAGGGACCAGTCTGGCCACTACGGCAATTGTCTTTGCTTGCATTGCCACTGTGGTGCTTGGGATCTTCATCAAATACCAGGACACCCCCatcgtcaaggccaacaaccggaACATCACCTACCTTCTCCTCATCTCCCTTGTGCTCTCATTCCTTGGCAGTTTATTATTCATTGGACAACCAGAAAAGGTGACCTGCCTTTTCCGACAACCTGCTTTTGGGATTGTCTTCTCAGTAGCCATTTCTTGTgtattggccaaaaccatcattgtGATTTTAGCTTTCATGGCTTCATTGCCAGGGTCCAAGATGAGGAAATGGCTGGGCAAGCGCTTAGATAATTACATTGTTGTTTCCTGCTCCTTCGTTCAAGTCATTCTTTGCACTATGTGGCTTGTAACCTCTCCCCCATATCCAGATGCTGATATGAACTTAGTGGCAGATGAAATCATCCTGGGATGTAACGAAGGCTCCACTCTCATGTTTTACTGTGTCTTGCTCTACCTGCTTTTCCTTGCCCTTGTTGGCTTCATTGTGGCTTTCCAAGCCCGGCATTTACCAGACAGTTTTAATGAGACCAAGTTTATCTTCTTCAGTCTCTTGTGTTTTTGCAGCGTCTGGCTGTCCTTTTTCCCAACatatctgagcaccaaggggaaatacatggtggctgtggagatcttttcCATACTTTCTTCCAGTGCAGGGTTACTAGGCTGCATCTTTTTTCCCAAATGCTTTGTTATTCTACTAAGGCCTGACCTGAACAGTAAGAAGCAGTTACTAAAaggcaagaaagaagaaatataa